The Haloplanus sp. CK5-1 genome contains a region encoding:
- a CDS encoding methyl-accepting chemotaxis protein, translating to MATTSSADSERHAGEFPLTFERIVGRIGAPIFILDADHEVVLWNDGMAELTGSTEADARAADSVGEAWYQDGRRAKTLADKVLEAPRDAHQQFDVERIDDGEFPEYQDRSTFTDTRGDTRHITFSASPLFDDGELVGVVELVKDRTEDVRRRQRIEDLVEEVTSTMHAIQDGDLAARADFAADEYVDEELLAVVDSLNEMGETLDELVADVDERTRELREITQEVADSASRMEDIATEQAEQSEEVASEVSNLSATVEEVASTADSVADTSRRARDHAEEGSETSGEARDVMSSVRMSSRDVREDVDELSDTVDEIDEVIEVINDIADQTNLLALNANIEAARADRDSDGFAVVADEIKSLAQQAQEQAGEIESMIVDVQDRTEGTVDSLQTTEAQIDEGVDEVEASMEKLDEIVEAVGEAVAGIQEVSEATDEQAASAEEIAAMVDEARDRSERVAEEVSQVARSAQRQTETVAEIEECVGRLRGDGH from the coding sequence ATGGCTACGACGTCATCTGCAGACTCCGAACGCCACGCGGGCGAGTTCCCCCTGACGTTCGAACGGATCGTCGGTCGCATCGGCGCGCCAATCTTCATCCTCGATGCCGACCACGAGGTCGTCCTCTGGAACGACGGGATGGCGGAACTGACCGGGAGTACCGAGGCCGACGCTCGGGCGGCCGACTCGGTCGGTGAGGCGTGGTATCAGGACGGTCGCCGGGCGAAGACGCTGGCCGACAAGGTTCTGGAGGCCCCACGGGACGCCCACCAGCAGTTCGACGTCGAGCGGATCGACGACGGCGAGTTCCCGGAGTATCAGGACCGGAGCACGTTCACCGATACGCGCGGCGACACCCGTCACATCACGTTCAGCGCGTCGCCGCTCTTCGACGACGGTGAACTCGTCGGCGTGGTCGAACTGGTGAAAGACCGCACCGAGGACGTGCGCCGCCGCCAGCGGATCGAGGACCTCGTCGAGGAGGTCACGTCGACGATGCACGCCATTCAGGACGGCGACCTCGCCGCTCGTGCCGACTTCGCCGCCGACGAGTACGTCGACGAGGAACTGCTCGCGGTCGTCGATTCGCTGAACGAGATGGGCGAAACCCTCGACGAACTCGTGGCAGACGTCGACGAACGGACACGAGAGCTCCGGGAGATCACCCAGGAGGTCGCCGACAGCGCCTCCCGGATGGAGGACATCGCCACGGAGCAAGCCGAGCAAAGCGAGGAGGTCGCCAGCGAGGTGTCGAACCTCAGCGCGACCGTCGAGGAGGTCGCCTCGACCGCCGACTCGGTCGCCGACACCAGTCGGCGGGCCCGCGATCACGCCGAGGAGGGAAGCGAGACGAGCGGCGAGGCCCGGGACGTGATGTCGTCGGTCCGGATGTCGAGTCGGGACGTTCGCGAGGACGTGGACGAACTCAGCGACACCGTCGACGAGATCGACGAAGTGATCGAAGTAATCAACGACATCGCGGATCAGACGAACCTGCTGGCGTTGAACGCCAACATCGAGGCCGCCCGCGCCGACCGCGACAGCGACGGATTCGCCGTCGTCGCCGACGAGATCAAGTCGCTCGCACAGCAGGCCCAGGAGCAGGCCGGCGAGATCGAGTCCATGATCGTCGACGTCCAGGACCGAACCGAAGGGACCGTCGACAGTCTCCAGACGACCGAGGCCCAGATCGACGAGGGTGTCGACGAGGTCGAGGCGAGCATGGAGAAACTCGACGAGATCGTCGAGGCCGTCGGGGAGGCCGTCGCGGGCATCCAGGAGGTGTCGGAGGCGACCGACGAACAGGCGGCGAGCGCCGAGGAGATCGCCGCCATGGTCGACGAGGCACGCGACCGCTCGGAACGCGTCGCCGAGGAGGTCTCGCAGGTCGCTCGCTCGGCCCAGCGCCAGACGGAGACGGTGGCGGAAATCGAGGAGTGTGTCGGTCGTCTGCGCGGCGACGGACACTAG
- a CDS encoding PAS domain-containing protein — MGLSETVLEALSTPVAVLDGTGRIVDDNASWRRFTDRDDHPLVPVEEPYLDGLAASDDDRATAVATRLRSLLDGNTARGRVYESHVDADDGAFVVRLGSVDHDGDRYAVVTCVERPSQSRIATDLRLKERAMDEAPVGITISDPEQEDNPVVYANAAFERITGYPTEEVLGRNCRFLQGEDTDPETVATMRRAIENWNPVTVDVRNYRRNGEEFWNEVTIAPLHDDDGEPSHFVGFQRDVTDRKQAERELETERDRLAVLNQIVRHDIRNDMTVALGWGSELAEDIDSENEAALERVLTAATHTKELTDAVGDLVGILGTTDPELESVRVDTVLRREVERVRSTFDYRSQSLTVRGDETLPETRVWATSILASVFGNVLDNAVFHNDKDAIEIDVDIDVGGASAVVRIADNGPGIPDARKREVFGRGEKGLESPGSGLGLYLVDNLVDTYGGSVWIEDNDPEGAVLCIELRSADGQSYLD; from the coding sequence ATGGGACTGAGCGAGACGGTACTCGAGGCGCTCTCCACGCCGGTCGCCGTACTCGACGGCACCGGACGGATCGTCGACGACAACGCGTCGTGGCGGCGGTTCACGGACCGGGACGATCACCCACTCGTCCCCGTCGAGGAACCCTACCTCGACGGGCTCGCCGCGTCGGACGACGACCGAGCGACGGCCGTCGCGACACGACTCCGCTCGCTCCTCGACGGGAACACGGCGAGAGGGCGTGTGTACGAATCACACGTCGACGCCGACGACGGTGCGTTCGTCGTTCGACTCGGCAGCGTCGACCACGACGGCGACCGGTACGCCGTCGTGACCTGCGTCGAGCGACCGTCCCAGTCGCGGATCGCGACCGACCTCCGCCTGAAGGAACGCGCCATGGACGAAGCGCCGGTCGGGATCACCATCTCGGACCCCGAGCAGGAGGACAACCCCGTGGTGTACGCCAACGCCGCCTTCGAGCGGATCACCGGCTACCCGACCGAGGAGGTACTCGGGCGGAACTGCCGCTTCCTGCAGGGTGAGGACACCGATCCGGAGACGGTCGCGACGATGCGCCGAGCGATCGAGAACTGGAACCCGGTCACCGTCGACGTGCGCAACTACCGTCGGAACGGCGAGGAGTTCTGGAACGAAGTGACCATCGCTCCCCTCCACGACGACGACGGGGAACCCTCTCATTTCGTCGGGTTCCAGCGGGACGTGACCGACCGAAAGCAGGCCGAACGGGAGCTCGAAACCGAGCGCGACCGCCTGGCCGTCCTCAACCAGATCGTCCGCCACGACATCCGCAACGACATGACGGTCGCGCTCGGCTGGGGGAGCGAACTCGCCGAGGACATCGACTCCGAGAACGAGGCGGCCCTCGAGCGAGTGCTGACCGCGGCGACCCACACCAAGGAACTCACCGACGCGGTCGGCGACCTCGTCGGGATTCTGGGGACGACGGACCCGGAACTCGAATCGGTCCGGGTCGATACCGTCCTCCGACGCGAGGTCGAACGCGTCCGCTCGACTTTCGACTACCGATCGCAGTCGCTCACCGTCCGCGGCGACGAGACGCTCCCCGAGACGCGAGTGTGGGCGACGTCGATCCTCGCGTCGGTGTTCGGCAACGTCCTCGACAACGCCGTCTTCCACAACGACAAGGACGCCATCGAGATCGACGTCGACATCGACGTCGGCGGGGCGTCCGCCGTCGTCCGGATCGCCGACAACGGTCCGGGGATCCCGGACGCCCGAAAGCGCGAGGTGTTCGGCCGCGGGGAGAAAGGGCTCGAAAGTCCGGGGAGCGGGCTCGGACTCTATCTCGTCGACAACCTCGTCGACACGTACGGCGGGTCCGTCTGGATCGAGGACAACGATCCCGAGGGCGCCGTCCTCTGTATCGAACTGCGGAGCGCTGACGGACAGTCTTATTTGGATTAG
- a CDS encoding DUF367 family protein, which translates to MDLHVRYAGDDDPEKCTARKLARFDLVDLHRSDRATPYGVVLNPHAERALSPADAAGTLVALDCSWESAGEARFSLPGDHRALPYLVAANPVNFGRPFRLTTVEALAAGLVILGDRPAAERILSKFTWGETFLELNDEPLRRYADCTDSEAVVAVQAEYLERHDD; encoded by the coding sequence GTGGATCTGCACGTTCGATACGCGGGCGACGACGACCCCGAGAAGTGCACCGCCCGCAAACTCGCGCGGTTCGACCTCGTCGACCTCCACCGCTCGGACCGCGCGACGCCGTACGGGGTCGTCCTCAACCCACACGCCGAACGAGCGCTCTCGCCGGCCGACGCGGCGGGGACGCTCGTGGCGCTGGACTGCTCGTGGGAGTCGGCGGGCGAGGCCCGCTTTTCCCTGCCCGGCGACCACCGAGCGCTCCCCTATCTGGTCGCCGCCAACCCCGTCAACTTCGGCAGGCCGTTCCGGTTGACGACCGTCGAGGCACTCGCCGCGGGTCTGGTCATCCTCGGTGACCGCCCCGCGGCCGAACGCATCCTCTCGAAGTTCACGTGGGGCGAGACGTTCCTCGAACTCAACGACGAACCGCTCCGGCGGTACGCCGACTGTACCGACTCCGAGGCGGTCGTCGCGGTTCAAGCGGAGTATCTGGAGCGCCACGACGACTGA
- the serS gene encoding serine--tRNA ligase, which yields MLSRQYLRENPDEVRRTLENRGMAADVDIDRLLEIDEEWRSLKSEGDDLRHERNEVSDRIGGLKAEGKEEEAQAAIERSSELKERLEEVESRADDLEADLEAGLMELPNVPHEDIPVGEDESDNVEDRRHGFDDLRDLPETVTPHYDLGEDLDVIDESRGAKTTGAGFYFLKGDGARLEHALVQFMMDVHREQGYIDLFPPIPVKSTSMEGTGQLPKFAEDAYRIGGGETEDYDDDDLWLCPTAEVPVTNMYADDILLRDDLPLKHQAYTPNFRREAGEHGTETRGIVRVHQFNKVELVNFVEPEESYDRLEALVDEAEEVLRRLGLPYRVLTLCTGDLTFASAKTYDIEVWAPGTDAEDGPERGGRWLEVSSASNFEDFQARRAGLRYRPERHESAEYLHTLNASGTAVGRVMVAILEYYQNEDGTVTVPEPLRPYMGGTAVVEGHEKVGESAVGAGDKD from the coding sequence ATGCTCAGCAGGCAGTACCTCCGCGAGAACCCGGACGAAGTGCGGCGAACCCTCGAAAATCGGGGGATGGCCGCCGACGTCGATATCGACCGACTGCTGGAGATCGACGAGGAGTGGCGGTCGCTCAAAAGCGAGGGCGACGACCTGAGACACGAGCGCAACGAGGTCAGCGACCGGATCGGCGGTCTCAAGGCCGAAGGGAAAGAGGAGGAAGCCCAAGCGGCGATCGAGCGGTCGTCGGAACTCAAGGAGCGCCTCGAGGAGGTCGAGTCCCGTGCCGACGACCTCGAAGCCGACCTCGAGGCCGGTCTCATGGAACTCCCGAACGTCCCCCACGAGGACATCCCGGTCGGCGAGGACGAGAGCGACAACGTCGAGGACCGCAGGCACGGATTCGACGACCTGCGTGACCTGCCCGAGACGGTCACACCCCACTACGATCTGGGCGAGGACCTCGACGTGATCGACGAGTCCCGCGGCGCGAAGACGACGGGCGCGGGCTTCTACTTCCTGAAAGGCGACGGTGCGCGTCTCGAACACGCGCTCGTCCAGTTCATGATGGACGTCCACCGCGAACAGGGCTATATCGACCTCTTCCCACCCATCCCGGTCAAGTCCACGTCGATGGAGGGAACCGGCCAACTCCCGAAGTTCGCCGAGGACGCCTACCGGATCGGCGGCGGGGAGACCGAGGACTACGACGACGACGACCTCTGGCTCTGTCCCACCGCCGAGGTGCCCGTCACCAACATGTACGCCGACGACATCCTCCTCCGGGACGACCTCCCGCTCAAACACCAGGCGTACACGCCCAACTTCCGACGCGAGGCTGGCGAACACGGCACGGAGACCCGAGGGATCGTCCGCGTCCACCAGTTCAACAAGGTCGAACTCGTCAACTTCGTCGAACCCGAGGAGAGCTACGACCGACTCGAAGCCCTCGTCGACGAGGCAGAGGAGGTACTCCGGCGACTCGGCCTCCCATACCGGGTGCTGACGCTCTGTACGGGCGACCTGACCTTCGCCTCGGCGAAGACCTACGACATCGAGGTGTGGGCCCCAGGGACCGACGCCGAGGACGGCCCGGAGCGGGGCGGGCGGTGGCTCGAGGTCTCCAGCGCATCGAACTTCGAGGACTTCCAGGCCCGCCGCGCGGGGCTTCGCTACCGTCCCGAGCGCCACGAGTCCGCGGAGTACCTCCACACGCTCAACGCCTCGGGCACCGCCGTCGGGCGCGTGATGGTCGCCATCCTCGAGTACTATCAGAACGAGGACGGCACCGTCACCGTCCCCGAACCGCTCCGGCCGTACATGGGCGGGACGGCGGTCGTCGAGGGCCACGAGAAGGTCGGCGAGAGCGCGGTCGGCGCGGGCGACAAGGACTGA
- a CDS encoding cation:proton antiporter encodes MAAGGGNLITLVAALIGVGVVAQIVSDRFQVPSVVFLLASGVVLGPEVLGIVGPESFGNALSAIVGLSVAIIVFEGAFHLRIGRLREAPAATFKLVTLGAVIALVGTAAVVHYALGVGWMISALVGALLVATGPTVIAPILEVVPVRSRVGTALETEGIVNDVTAAILAVVIFEAIMADVRAPADLFALFAQRLGTGIVIGLAVAAAVFYALRYVDLSPGNAPQNARLLVLGGALVAYGGAEAIATEAGIAAAATAGVVLGNTDVPYEEEITDFKGDVTLIVLSFVFITLAALLQFEYLLGLGVGGLVVAAAVALVIRPLLVFVSTAGDRFTRGEQLFMSFVGPRGIIPASVATLFAVEFRAEGMPAEANVLVGTVFLVIFLTVAFEAGFARRIAESLDVIPMRVIIIGAGSVGRTLAGRLEDRGENVVLVEEDVNNVEKARNEGLTVHHGDGTDTEVLRSAGGDNAKIVAATTGDDDVNLLVAQLAESKFGPETTLARVNNPNNVDAFEDLGVRAISAVDATAMAFDDYIERPSLVNWMDEIGERGDVQEVEVTSEELVGKTLSEIGPELPAHCLIALVTRDGETVVPDGGQTIELGDRVTLIGDDEAVKKSLALVNPDEA; translated from the coding sequence ATGGCAGCCGGCGGCGGGAATCTGATCACGCTGGTCGCCGCCCTCATCGGGGTCGGCGTCGTGGCGCAGATCGTCTCCGACCGCTTCCAGGTGCCGAGCGTCGTCTTCCTGTTGGCGTCGGGGGTGGTGCTCGGCCCGGAGGTGTTGGGCATCGTCGGGCCCGAATCCTTCGGGAACGCGCTCTCCGCTATCGTCGGCCTCTCGGTCGCGATCATCGTCTTCGAGGGGGCCTTCCACCTCCGCATCGGCCGGCTTCGGGAGGCTCCGGCGGCGACGTTCAAACTGGTGACCCTCGGGGCCGTCATCGCCCTCGTCGGGACGGCGGCCGTCGTCCACTACGCCCTCGGCGTGGGGTGGATGATCTCCGCCCTCGTCGGGGCGTTGCTGGTCGCCACCGGTCCGACCGTCATCGCACCGATCCTCGAGGTGGTCCCGGTGCGGAGCCGGGTGGGAACTGCACTCGAAACGGAGGGGATCGTCAACGACGTCACGGCGGCGATCCTGGCGGTGGTGATCTTCGAGGCGATCATGGCCGACGTGCGTGCGCCCGCCGACCTGTTCGCGCTGTTCGCCCAGCGACTCGGGACTGGCATCGTCATCGGACTCGCCGTCGCCGCCGCCGTCTTCTACGCGCTCCGTTACGTCGACCTTTCACCCGGAAACGCGCCACAGAACGCCAGACTCCTCGTGCTCGGCGGGGCGTTGGTGGCCTACGGCGGGGCCGAGGCCATCGCCACGGAGGCCGGCATCGCCGCCGCCGCCACCGCGGGCGTCGTCCTCGGCAACACCGACGTACCCTACGAGGAGGAGATCACCGATTTCAAAGGCGACGTGACGCTGATCGTCCTCTCCTTTGTCTTCATTACGCTCGCGGCGCTGCTCCAGTTCGAGTACCTCCTCGGACTGGGCGTGGGCGGACTGGTCGTCGCAGCCGCCGTCGCGCTGGTGATCCGACCGCTGCTCGTGTTCGTCAGTACGGCGGGCGACCGCTTCACCCGCGGCGAGCAACTGTTCATGAGTTTCGTCGGCCCGCGCGGCATCATCCCCGCCTCCGTCGCGACGCTCTTCGCCGTCGAATTCCGGGCCGAGGGGATGCCGGCGGAGGCGAACGTGCTCGTGGGGACCGTCTTCCTAGTCATCTTCCTCACCGTCGCGTTCGAAGCCGGGTTCGCCAGACGAATCGCGGAATCCCTCGACGTGATACCAATGCGTGTGATCATCATCGGAGCCGGGAGCGTGGGCCGAACCCTCGCCGGCCGGCTCGAAGACCGCGGAGAGAACGTCGTCCTCGTCGAAGAGGACGTGAACAACGTGGAGAAGGCCCGCAACGAGGGGTTGACCGTCCACCACGGCGACGGCACCGACACCGAGGTGTTGCGCTCCGCGGGGGGGGACAACGCCAAGATCGTCGCCGCCACCACCGGCGACGACGACGTGAACCTGCTGGTCGCACAGTTGGCGGAGTCGAAGTTCGGACCCGAAACCACTCTGGCGCGGGTCAACAACCCAAACAACGTCGACGCGTTCGAGGACCTCGGGGTTCGGGCCATCTCCGCCGTCGACGCCACGGCGATGGCGTTCGACGACTACATCGAGCGGCCGTCGCTCGTCAACTGGATGGACGAAATCGGGGAGCGCGGCGACGTACAGGAGGTCGAAGTGACCTCCGAGGAACTCGTCGGCAAGACCCTCTCGGAGATCGGACCGGAGCTTCCGGCGCACTGTCTGATCGCGCTGGTGACCCGGGACGGGGAGACGGTCGTCCCGGACGGCGGGCAGACGATCGAACTGGGCGACCGAGTCACCCTCATCGGCGACGACGAGGCGGTCAAGAAGTCGCTGGCGTTGGTCAACCCCGACGAGGCGTGA
- a CDS encoding ATP-binding protein: MNDPALEVVEFLLTAHVYTDDRSLDENDLPPRYRRVFWTDEDEDEGDGGDDVPTGGIERPLVVTDETARQATGVERPWEAVSDLLFTEKENFSGRISLTEQSMAADWIVDRIDRERIATNPTLASVLADHDEVDVTVAEAREQTRPIHADRVWIDSLLDAYFDEEEDAEMLDLVQVRAPEEIEMTLDDLVLTEDQEGEIQKIVKAIEHRDYLAEIGLREIGKLLFVGPPGTGKTTASRALAHELGQPFVEVKLSMITSQYLGETAKNVEKTFEVAKRLSPCILFIDEFDSVAKTRRSDEHAALKRAVNTLLKSIDDISLIRDDVLLIGATNHPDQLDAAAWRRFDEIVNFPKPDVQMRADILEVITRRMDIAEFDPMAVAEQTEGLTGSDLRMVLREAVLEALTEERTALTQEDILDAVADFEERDNLKNMDMIDGDADALVAGDGGHADHDHDH, translated from the coding sequence ATGAACGACCCGGCTCTCGAAGTCGTGGAGTTTCTGCTGACGGCCCACGTCTATACCGACGACCGGAGCCTCGACGAGAACGATCTCCCGCCCCGCTACCGGCGGGTGTTCTGGACCGACGAGGATGAGGACGAGGGGGACGGGGGCGACGACGTCCCCACCGGCGGGATCGAACGACCACTGGTGGTCACCGACGAAACCGCGCGCCAGGCGACCGGCGTCGAGCGACCCTGGGAGGCGGTGTCGGACCTCCTGTTCACCGAGAAGGAGAACTTCTCCGGCCGCATCTCGCTGACCGAGCAGTCGATGGCGGCCGACTGGATCGTCGATCGGATCGACCGCGAGCGGATCGCCACCAACCCGACGCTCGCGTCGGTCCTCGCCGACCACGACGAGGTCGACGTCACCGTCGCCGAAGCGCGGGAACAGACCCGCCCGATCCACGCAGATCGGGTATGGATCGACAGCCTCCTCGACGCCTACTTCGACGAGGAGGAGGATGCCGAGATGCTCGATCTCGTGCAGGTTCGAGCCCCCGAAGAGATCGAGATGACACTCGACGACCTCGTGCTTACTGAGGATCAGGAAGGCGAGATCCAGAAGATCGTCAAGGCGATCGAACACCGCGACTACCTCGCCGAGATAGGCCTGCGTGAGATAGGCAAACTCCTCTTCGTCGGCCCGCCGGGAACGGGCAAGACGACCGCGTCGCGGGCGCTGGCCCACGAACTCGGTCAGCCGTTCGTCGAAGTGAAACTGTCGATGATCACCAGCCAGTACCTCGGCGAGACGGCGAAGAACGTCGAGAAGACCTTCGAGGTGGCGAAGCGGCTCTCGCCGTGTATCCTCTTCATCGACGAGTTCGACTCGGTCGCGAAAACCCGACGCTCCGACGAACACGCCGCGCTGAAGCGGGCGGTCAACACCCTACTCAAGAGCATCGACGACATCAGCCTGATCCGGGACGACGTGCTGTTGATCGGGGCGACGAATCACCCGGACCAACTCGACGCGGCGGCGTGGCGGCGCTTCGACGAGATCGTCAACTTCCCCAAGCCCGACGTGCAGATGCGGGCCGACATCCTCGAGGTGATCACCCGTCGGATGGATATCGCCGAGTTCGATCCGATGGCGGTGGCCGAACAGACCGAGGGACTCACCGGGAGCGACCTCCGAATGGTGCTCCGCGAGGCGGTGCTAGAAGCACTCACCGAGGAGCGAACGGCGCTCACACAGGAGGATATCCTCGACGCGGTCGCCGACTTCGAGGAACGGGACAACCTGAAGAACATGGACATGATCGACGGCGACGCGGACGCTCTGGTCGCCGGTGACGGTGGGCACGCCGATCACGATCACGACCACTGA
- a CDS encoding MBL fold metallo-hydrolase, translated as MAIGDLTAVPDCTDLYYVDTGAYDVPGYGSVYILDAERPAVVDTGLGTNVDRVIGALDSVGIDDLALVLTTHVHLDHAGGAGYLVEEYPTATVRTHEIGVPHLIDPGRLVAGTKAAVGGQWEYYVDPKPVPEDRIEGIEGGDAIDLGDRSLDVVHAPGHAPHQVLFHDRAADVLFSGDAAGIRPPGAERLHPTSPPANFDLETCLDDAATIADRDPARICFGHFGDAPFTGALMDEYEEVLSEWVERVRTKRAELGDDDAVVEHFVETAEPIEPWGTRKSRAERRLNVHGVLGYLDAE; from the coding sequence ATGGCCATCGGCGACCTCACCGCCGTCCCCGACTGTACCGACCTCTACTACGTTGACACGGGCGCGTACGACGTGCCCGGCTACGGCTCCGTCTACATCCTCGACGCCGAGCGACCGGCGGTCGTCGACACCGGTCTCGGGACGAACGTCGACCGCGTGATCGGCGCCCTCGATTCGGTCGGGATCGACGACCTCGCCCTCGTGTTGACGACCCACGTCCACCTCGACCACGCGGGCGGGGCGGGCTACCTCGTAGAGGAGTACCCCACCGCCACGGTCCGAACCCACGAGATCGGCGTCCCCCACCTGATCGATCCCGGACGACTGGTCGCCGGGACGAAGGCGGCCGTCGGCGGCCAGTGGGAGTACTACGTCGACCCGAAACCCGTGCCCGAAGACCGGATCGAGGGGATCGAGGGCGGCGACGCGATCGACCTCGGCGACCGCAGCCTCGACGTGGTCCACGCGCCCGGCCACGCCCCCCACCAGGTGCTCTTCCACGACCGGGCCGCCGACGTGCTCTTCTCCGGGGACGCCGCGGGCATCCGGCCGCCGGGCGCGGAGCGACTCCATCCCACGTCGCCACCCGCGAACTTCGACCTGGAGACCTGTCTCGACGACGCCGCGACCATCGCCGACCGGGACCCGGCCCGGATCTGTTTCGGCCACTTCGGCGACGCACCCTTCACCGGGGCGCTGATGGACGAGTACGAGGAGGTCCTCTCCGAGTGGGTCGAGCGTGTCCGCACGAAACGCGCGGAACTCGGCGACGACGACGCCGTCGTCGAGCACTTCGTCGAGACGGCGGAACCGATCGAGCCGTGGGGGACGCGAAAGTCGCGGGCGGAGCGCCGTCTCAACGTGCACGGCGTCCTGGGCTATCTCGACGCCGAGTGA
- a CDS encoding alcohol dehydrogenase → MTDTMRAAVVPEAGADFDVVERDVPDPEPTEVRIAVDACGICHSDAFVVEGTFPGVTYPRIPGHEVVGRVDAVGADVTAWSEGDRVGAGWHGGHCFTCEPCRRGDFLQCENADITGLTFDGGYAEYTTVPSEAVAAVPDDLDAVDAAPLLCAGVTTYNALRNSDARPGDLVAVVGVGGLGHLGIQYAHAAGFETVAVSRSPDKRELALDLGADHFVDASATDPAEALQDLGGARVVLSTAPSADAVESVIGGLGTDGEAVVVGLPGDSVPTDVQHLIGTRGAVSGWGSGHARDSQDTLEFSSLREITPVVETFALSEVGTAYERMMENDARFRAVLDV, encoded by the coding sequence ATGACGGACACGATGCGGGCGGCTGTCGTCCCGGAAGCGGGTGCCGACTTCGACGTCGTCGAACGCGACGTCCCCGATCCGGAGCCAACGGAGGTACGGATCGCGGTCGACGCCTGTGGGATCTGCCACAGCGACGCGTTCGTCGTCGAGGGAACCTTCCCCGGCGTGACCTACCCACGCATCCCGGGCCACGAGGTGGTCGGCCGAGTCGACGCCGTCGGTGCCGACGTGACTGCCTGGAGTGAGGGGGACCGGGTCGGTGCGGGGTGGCACGGCGGCCACTGCTTCACGTGTGAGCCGTGTCGCCGCGGCGACTTCCTCCAGTGTGAGAACGCCGACATCACGGGACTGACGTTCGACGGCGGCTACGCCGAGTACACGACGGTCCCGTCGGAGGCGGTGGCTGCCGTCCCCGACGACTTGGACGCTGTCGACGCCGCGCCCCTCCTGTGTGCCGGCGTCACCACGTACAACGCCCTCCGGAACAGCGACGCCCGCCCCGGCGACCTGGTGGCGGTCGTCGGCGTCGGCGGGTTGGGACATCTCGGCATCCAGTACGCCCACGCCGCGGGGTTCGAGACCGTCGCCGTCTCCCGAAGTCCGGACAAGCGGGAGTTGGCCCTCGACCTCGGTGCGGACCACTTCGTCGACGCCAGCGCGACCGACCCCGCCGAGGCGCTGCAAGACCTCGGTGGCGCACGCGTCGTCCTCTCGACGGCGCCCTCGGCCGACGCCGTCGAGTCGGTGATCGGTGGCCTCGGCACCGACGGCGAGGCCGTCGTCGTCGGCCTCCCCGGGGACTCCGTTCCCACGGACGTCCAGCACCTGATCGGCACCCGTGGTGCGGTGTCGGGGTGGGGCTCCGGCCACGCCCGTGACTCACAGGACACCCTCGAGTTCAGTTCGCTCCGAGAGATCACTCCCGTCGTCGAGACGTTCGCCCTCTCCGAGGTCGGCACGGCCTACGAGCGGATGATGGAAAACGATGCCCGATTCCGCGCGGTACTCGACGTCTGA
- a CDS encoding nuclear transport factor 2 family protein has protein sequence MNDDAGGDVTAEGTVRAFYAAIDDGEYDRLRDRLGPEFVHRRPDRTLEGRERFVRFMREERPRTDTEHVLDSVCVGEGEAFARGRLRAVGGDELFGFVDVHRIEGDRIASLATYTD, from the coding sequence ATGAACGACGACGCCGGCGGGGACGTGACGGCCGAAGGGACAGTTCGGGCGTTCTACGCCGCCATCGACGACGGGGAATACGACCGTCTCCGGGACCGCCTCGGTCCGGAGTTCGTCCACCGGCGGCCGGACCGCACCCTCGAGGGCCGGGAGCGGTTCGTCCGGTTCATGCGCGAGGAGCGTCCCCGGACCGACACCGAACACGTCCTCGACTCGGTGTGTGTCGGGGAGGGAGAGGCGTTCGCCCGGGGTCGCCTCCGAGCGGTCGGCGGCGACGAGTTGTTCGGCTTCGTCGACGTCCACCGAATCGAGGGCGACCGGATCGCGTCGCTCGCGACGTACACGGACTAG
- a CDS encoding amphi-Trp domain-containing protein, with translation MANVPTEDTTGTDPDPDDYFEEEYDVTAAEAGEFLVELGEQLQSGEGDLTITGGDWELDFAYGDAVELEVEYVSGPDGELEVEVELSAAGDESPPSLG, from the coding sequence ATGGCAAACGTTCCCACCGAGGACACGACTGGCACCGACCCCGACCCCGACGACTACTTCGAGGAGGAGTACGACGTAACCGCGGCCGAGGCCGGCGAGTTCCTCGTCGAACTCGGTGAGCAACTCCAGTCCGGCGAGGGTGACCTGACGATCACCGGCGGCGACTGGGAACTCGACTTCGCGTACGGCGACGCCGTCGAACTCGAGGTCGAGTACGTCTCCGGTCCGGACGGCGAACTGGAGGTCGAAGTCGAACTGTCGGCCGCGGGCGACGAGTCGCCCCCGTCGCTCGGCTAG